A DNA window from Vigna unguiculata cultivar IT97K-499-35 chromosome 10, ASM411807v1, whole genome shotgun sequence contains the following coding sequences:
- the LOC114165879 gene encoding Golgi SNAP receptor complex member 1-1 produces the protein MEVPSSWDALRKQARKLEAQLDEQMNSYRKMVSANASSKADASESDLESWIERLLKQLQQVNAQMQAWVSSGGSEMVSHTLTRHQEILQDLTQEFYRLRSSLLAKQEHASLLEDFKEFDRTRLDLEQGVDTEQHALLKERASISRNTGHMDNVISQAQATLGALVFQRSTFGGINSKLGNVSSRLPTVNTILSAIKRKKSMDTIILSLVAAVCTFLIFIYWLSK, from the exons ATGGAGGTTCCGAGTTCCTGGGATGCCCTTCGCAAGCAG GCGAGAAAACTTGAAGCTCAGTTGGATGAGCAGATGAATTCTTATCGTAAAATGGTTTCTGCTAATGCTTCTTCAAAAGCTGATGCCTCAGAGAGTGATCTAGAGTCTTGGATTGAGCGATTACTAAAACAACTCCAACAAGTAAATGCTCAGATGCAAGCTTGGGTGTCATCTGGTGGTTCAGAAATGGTTTCTCACACTTTGACTAGACACCAAGAAATTCTTCAAGATCTCACCCAG GAATTTTATCGCCTTCGTTCAAGTCTTCTAGCTAAGCAAGAACATGCTTCACTGCTGGAagattttaaagaatttgatCGGACAAGATTAGACTTGGAACAAGGTGTAGACACTGAACAGCATGCACTCCTTAAAGAGCGTGCATCTATCAGCCGAAATACAGGACAT ATGGACAATGTTATTTCACAAGCACAAGCAACACTAGGAGCACTTGTATTCCAACGTTCAACATTTGGTGGTATCAATTCAAAGCTTGGCAACGTTAGCAGTCGTCTCCCAACG GTAAATACCATACTTTCGGCAATAAAGAGGAAAAAGTCAATGGATACCATTATACTTTCCCTTGTTGCAGCCGTATGCACATTTCTGATTTTCATCTACTGGCTATCCAAGTGA